One part of the Streptomyces lienomycini genome encodes these proteins:
- a CDS encoding sirohydrochlorin chelatase: MSAPVRPVLLVVAHGSRDPRHAATVHALVRRVRALRPDVRVETGFLDFNVPSVRGALESLETEGVRDVVALPLLLTRAFHAKADIPAVLAAAPSRLRIRQAEVLGPSPLLLSALERRLYEAGLTPADKSSTGVVLASAGSSDPEAIAVIADIAREWRLTGWCAVRPAFASASLPRTEDAVRRLRELGCARVAVAPYVLAPGFLPDRIARGAAGADVLADVLGPSPEVARVLLERYDAARVRRRVRVAVGA, from the coding sequence ATGTCCGCTCCGGTCCGCCCCGTACTCCTGGTCGTCGCCCACGGCAGCCGCGATCCGCGGCACGCCGCGACCGTGCACGCCCTGGTCCGCCGGGTCAGGGCGCTGCGCCCGGACGTACGGGTGGAGACCGGTTTCCTGGACTTCAACGTCCCCTCGGTGCGGGGCGCGCTGGAGTCCCTGGAGACGGAGGGCGTGCGGGACGTGGTGGCTCTCCCGCTGCTGCTGACCCGGGCCTTCCACGCCAAGGCGGACATCCCGGCGGTTCTGGCGGCCGCGCCTTCGAGGCTCAGGATCCGGCAGGCCGAGGTGCTCGGTCCGTCGCCGCTGCTGCTGTCGGCGCTGGAGCGGCGCCTGTACGAGGCGGGTCTCACGCCCGCCGACAAGTCCTCGACCGGGGTCGTGCTGGCCTCGGCGGGGTCCTCCGACCCGGAGGCGATCGCAGTGATCGCTGACATCGCGCGGGAGTGGCGGCTCACCGGTTGGTGCGCCGTGCGGCCTGCGTTCGCCTCCGCATCCCTTCCGCGCACCGAGGACGCCGTGCGGCGGTTGCGCGAGCTGGGCTGTGCGCGCGTCGCCGTCGCGCCGTACGTCCTGGCGCCCGGTTTCCTGCCGGACCGTATCGCGCGCGGCGCGGCCGGGGCGGACGTGCTGGCGGACGTCCTGGGCCCGTCGCCGGAGGTGGCGCGGGTCCTGCTGGAGCGGTAC